The following proteins are co-located in the Bacteroidales bacterium genome:
- a CDS encoding methylcrotonoyl-CoA carboxylase, whose protein sequence is MDKIHSKLNIRSDEYLNNRQAFLQHLEIFKQRLAKVFDRSQEESVRRHISRGKLLPRERIERLIDRGSFFLELSPFAAWDQYNNDFPSAGIVTGIGLLHGRETVIVANDATVKGGTYIPETIRKHIRAQEIAMNNHLPCVYLVDSGGVFLPEQARVFPDRDHFGRIFYNQARMSALGIPQIAVVMGSSTAGGAYVPAMCDETIMVRNQAAVFLGGPPLVKAATGEDVTAEELGGADVHTARSGVADYMAENEIQALDLCRDILANRNAGAQQSLDQAAPEEPAYDPSELYGVIPSDLRKAFDPYEVIARIVDGSRFHEFKARYGTSIVTGFARIMGYPVGIIANNGILFSDSALKGTHFIELCKKRFIPLIFLQNIAGFIVGKEFEQAGIAKDGAKMVHAVATANVPKFTVVIGRSYGAGNYAMAGRAFEPELLFMWPNSEIGVMGGEQAAKVLTMVKEDQMRARGFVLSSEEKKKMEEEIRSRYQKENSAWFSTSRLWDDGIIDPVFTRQYLAFGIRMSLHRLWDQPSQGIYRM, encoded by the coding sequence GTGGATAAAATACATTCCAAACTGAATATCAGATCGGATGAATACTTAAACAACAGGCAGGCATTTTTGCAGCACCTTGAGATTTTTAAACAAAGGCTTGCTAAGGTATTTGACAGAAGCCAGGAAGAATCTGTTCGGCGTCATATCAGCCGGGGAAAACTTTTACCCCGGGAACGTATTGAACGTTTGATTGACAGGGGGAGTTTTTTTCTTGAGCTTTCTCCTTTTGCAGCCTGGGATCAGTATAACAACGACTTTCCTTCAGCGGGTATAGTAACAGGTATCGGCCTGTTGCACGGTAGGGAGACGGTAATTGTAGCCAATGATGCAACCGTCAAAGGGGGAACCTATATACCGGAGACCATCAGGAAGCATATTCGTGCGCAAGAAATTGCCATGAACAATCATCTGCCCTGTGTATATCTTGTTGATTCAGGGGGTGTATTTCTTCCGGAACAGGCTCGGGTCTTTCCTGACAGAGATCATTTCGGCCGGATATTTTACAATCAGGCACGCATGTCGGCTTTGGGCATCCCTCAGATTGCCGTAGTAATGGGTTCGAGTACAGCCGGAGGCGCCTATGTGCCTGCTATGTGCGATGAAACAATTATGGTGCGCAATCAGGCTGCCGTTTTTCTTGGTGGTCCGCCATTGGTAAAAGCTGCAACCGGCGAGGATGTTACCGCCGAAGAATTGGGAGGAGCTGACGTTCACACTGCCCGGTCAGGTGTTGCCGATTACATGGCGGAAAATGAAATACAGGCACTAGACCTTTGCAGGGATATTCTGGCCAACAGAAATGCCGGTGCACAGCAGAGCCTTGATCAGGCTGCACCCGAAGAACCTGCTTATGATCCTTCCGAACTTTATGGTGTAATTCCGTCTGACCTCCGGAAGGCCTTTGATCCTTATGAAGTTATAGCAAGGATTGTTGATGGGAGCCGGTTTCATGAATTCAAAGCCAGGTATGGTACCAGCATAGTTACCGGCTTTGCCCGAATTATGGGCTATCCAGTTGGAATTATCGCCAACAACGGAATTCTTTTTTCCGATTCGGCCCTCAAAGGAACCCACTTTATAGAACTCTGCAAGAAACGATTTATACCGTTGATATTCCTGCAGAATATTGCCGGCTTTATTGTCGGAAAAGAATTTGAACAGGCTGGCATTGCCAAGGACGGAGCCAAAATGGTGCATGCCGTTGCAACAGCCAATGTTCCCAAATTTACTGTGGTCATCGGCCGGTCGTATGGAGCCGGAAATTATGCTATGGCCGGACGGGCATTTGAGCCTGAATTGCTCTTCATGTGGCCCAATTCCGAAATCGGAGTTATGGGCGGGGAACAGGCTGCTAAAGTTCTTACCATGGTTAAGGAAGATCAGATGCGGGCCAGGGGATTTGTTCTGTCTTCAGAAGAAAAGAAAAAAATGGAAGAGGAAATTCGCAGCCGTTACCAGAAAGAGAATTCTGCCTGGTTTTCTACTTCCAGGCTCTGGGATGACGGAATCATTGACCCCGTATTCACCAGGCAGTATCTCGCTTTCGGCATACGTATGTCGTTGCATCGTTTATGGGATCAACCATCCCAGGGTATATACCGAATGTAG